The Antedon mediterranea chromosome 7, ecAntMedi1.1, whole genome shotgun sequence genome has a segment encoding these proteins:
- the LOC140054681 gene encoding uncharacterized protein: MALQQIGSLPPVQDITNKLHSGPLTVLLMATGNRGKWKKRYVVVSSSHIYLYDKQNSKGKHKDCGSIDLQDFKSCGPVNNKQLKKKYVIVIQPINDDNQEWMFSSDDAKTHEKWLQHIDEALQKLNHIQTRPVTVQFDDYTLETEVFESHIAKERPKGPERRAPTRRKTMEVDATSREDDMEETKSLTEDKDDDAVGDDGGGHSSGTDEELDKDEGETEKKHVTELKPEHFPKRINTPPLGIASLTSNLAKEAAQKRLGSRKDEEDEETNENSKINGHAQGKTKENHTDEKDDTSDAEFKRGPSLVRRLSNSFKKNFSGLNDSDKTSSKPSTQAPLKKPKPGLRPDRPNSLIVQGSPKMHARLPTLHSPGAPHKAAKPIVSPKTPTDVREAVKTLDSVTESSEKLIMKAKALRNAIKDFGGGKNKNLDRLHAIERNAKFALADLEDAITQLTKAQDELNK, translated from the exons ATGGCTCTTCAACAAATC GGAAGTCTTCCTCCTGTCCAGGACATCACCAACAAACTCCACAGTGGACCTCTGACCGTGTTGCTTATGGCCACTGGAAACCGAGGAAAATGGAAGAAGCGATATGTCGTTGTTAGCTCTTCACATATTTATCTTTACGACAAACAG AATTCAAAGGGTAAACACAAGGACTGTGGTTCAATTGATTTACAAGACTTCAAAAGTTGTGGACCTGTAAATAACAAACAACTTAAAAAGAAATACGTAATCGTGATTCAGCCAATCAACGATGACAATCAGGAGTGGATGTTTTCTTCCGACGATGCTAAGACGCATGAAAAGTGGCTGCAACACATAGACGAGGCTTTACAAAAGTTAAACCATATACAAACCAGGCCCGTTACAGTTCAG TTCGATGATTATACACTAGAGACAGAGGTATTTGAAAGTCACATAGCTAAGGAACGACCGAAAGGACCAGAAAGGAGAGCTCCAACCAGAAGGAAAACAATGGAG GTTGATGCAACATCCCGTGAAGACGACATGGAGGAAACAAAATCTTTAACTGAGGATAAAGATGACGACGCGGTTGGAGATGATGGTGGTGGTCATTCTAGTGGTACTGACGAAGAATTAGACAAAGATGAAGGTGAAACGGAGAAGAAACACGTCACTGAATTAAAACCAGAG CATTTCCCAAAACGCATAAACACACCGCCATTAGGAATAGCTTCTCTAACCTCAAACTTAGCGAAAGAAGCAGCACAGAAACGTCTTGGCAGTCGGAAGGACGAAGAAGATGAGGAAACAAATGAAAACAGTAAAATCAATGGACATGCACAGGGTAAAACCAAAGAAAATCACACAGATGAAAAAGACGATACTAGTGATGCTGAATTTAAAAGAGGACCGTCTCTGGTTCGAAGGTTAAGTAAttcttttaaaaagaatttttcTGGTTTGAACGATTCGGATAAAACTTCTTCAAAACCGTCAACACAAGCGCCTTTGAAGAAACCAAAGCCGGGGTTAAGACCAGACAGGCCAAACTCTTTAATAGTACAAGGTTCTCCTAAAATGCATGCAAGGCTACCAACGTTACATTCGCCCGGGGCTCCACATAAGGCAGCAAAACCGATAGTTAGTCCCAAAACACCGACAGATGTACGAGAAGCCGTCAAGACACTCGATTCGGTAACAGAATCAAGTGAAAAACTTATAATGAAAGCCAAAGCTTTACGGAATGCGATAAAAGATTTCGGCGGCgggaaaaataaaaatttggaCAGGTTGCATGCAATTGAAAGAAACGCAAAGTTTGCATTGGCTGACCTAGAGGACGCTATTACTCAACTTACTAAGGCTCAGGACgaattgaataaatga
- the LOC140053945 gene encoding superoxide dismutase [Mn], mitochondrial-like isoform X2, with protein MLSRTVGLKCILRPTLQFTAHLSVRGEHTLPSLPYDYSALSPIISADIMELHHKKHHQTYVTNLNAAEVKLKEAQEKGNVNAMIALQPALKFNGGGHINHSIFWENLSPNGGGEPKGELAQAIKKDFGSFDKLVEKMSAATIAIQGSGWGWLGYDSRNGSLTIATCPNQDPLLPTTGLTPLLGIDVWEHAYYLQYKNVRPDYVKAIWNIINWQDVSERYREAISQGL; from the exons ATGTTGTCTAGAACTGTCGGATTAAAGTG TATACTTAGGCCAACACTGCAATTTACTGCACATCTCTCTGTTCGGGGTGAGCACACCCTTCCTAGTCTTCCATATGATTATTCAGCCTTGTCACCTATTATTAGTGCAGATATCATGGAACTACACCACAAGAAACATCACCAGACCTATGTCACTAATTTGAATGCTGCAGAGGTTAAACTAAAAGAAGCTCAAGAAAAAG GCAATGTGAACGCAATGATTGCTCTTCAACCAGCTTTGAAATTCAATGGTGGTGGACATATCAATCACTCCATTTTCTGGGAGAATCTCTCGCCAAACGGCGGCGGAGAACCGAAAG GTGAATTAGCTCAAGCTATCAAAAAGGACTTTGGTTCTTTTGACAAATTGGTAGAGAAGATGTCTGCTGCCACCATTGCTATACAAGGTTCTGGTTGGGGATGGTTAGGCTATGATAGTAGAAACGGATCATTGACCATAGCCACATGTCCTAATCAAGATCCTCTACTTCCTACAACTG GGCTAACACCATTATTAGGCATTGATGTCTGGGAGCATGCTTACTACCTTCAGTATAAGAACGTACGACCAGATTATGTGAAAGCTATCTGGAATATTATTAACTGGCAGGATGTATCGGAGAGGTATCGCGAGGCAATTAGCCAAGGCTTGTAA
- the LOC140053945 gene encoding superoxide dismutase [Mn], mitochondrial-like isoform X1, with translation MLSRTVGLKCILRPTLQFTAHLSVRGEHTLPSLPYDYSALSPIISADIMELHHKKHHQTYVTNLNAAEVKLKEAQEKGNVNAMIALQPALKFNGGGHINHSIFWENLSPNGGGEPKGEMGGELAQAIKKDFGSFDKLVEKMSAATIAIQGSGWGWLGYDSRNGSLTIATCPNQDPLLPTTGLTPLLGIDVWEHAYYLQYKNVRPDYVKAIWNIINWQDVSERYREAISQGL, from the exons ATGTTGTCTAGAACTGTCGGATTAAAGTG TATACTTAGGCCAACACTGCAATTTACTGCACATCTCTCTGTTCGGGGTGAGCACACCCTTCCTAGTCTTCCATATGATTATTCAGCCTTGTCACCTATTATTAGTGCAGATATCATGGAACTACACCACAAGAAACATCACCAGACCTATGTCACTAATTTGAATGCTGCAGAGGTTAAACTAAAAGAAGCTCAAGAAAAAG GCAATGTGAACGCAATGATTGCTCTTCAACCAGCTTTGAAATTCAATGGTGGTGGACATATCAATCACTCCATTTTCTGGGAGAATCTCTCGCCAAACGGCGGCGGAGAACCGAAAGGTGAAATGGGAG GTGAATTAGCTCAAGCTATCAAAAAGGACTTTGGTTCTTTTGACAAATTGGTAGAGAAGATGTCTGCTGCCACCATTGCTATACAAGGTTCTGGTTGGGGATGGTTAGGCTATGATAGTAGAAACGGATCATTGACCATAGCCACATGTCCTAATCAAGATCCTCTACTTCCTACAACTG GGCTAACACCATTATTAGGCATTGATGTCTGGGAGCATGCTTACTACCTTCAGTATAAGAACGTACGACCAGATTATGTGAAAGCTATCTGGAATATTATTAACTGGCAGGATGTATCGGAGAGGTATCGCGAGGCAATTAGCCAAGGCTTGTAA